The following proteins come from a genomic window of Paramicrobacterium humi:
- a CDS encoding bifunctional 4-hydroxy-2-oxoglutarate aldolase/2-dehydro-3-deoxy-phosphogluconate aldolase encodes MAENSEYDEIFGSAPLMAILRGMGVERSLAVATAAWDLGIDVVELPIQTPEDVEALRVVSEAGRSRGKRIGAGTVVSREHVEQAAEAGAEFTVSPGFDIDVVRASSVAGLPPLPGVATPTEVQIAMGEGLTWLKAFPASLLGTSWFGAMRGPFPGVRFVATGGMDASNAADFLDAGVRVVAVGSALEDESQLPLLAQLLGR; translated from the coding sequence ATGGCCGAAAATTCCGAATACGACGAGATCTTCGGCTCCGCGCCGCTGATGGCGATTCTGCGCGGCATGGGTGTCGAGCGCAGCCTCGCTGTGGCGACGGCCGCGTGGGACCTCGGCATCGACGTCGTCGAGCTGCCCATCCAGACGCCAGAGGACGTCGAGGCCCTGCGCGTCGTGTCCGAGGCGGGCCGTTCGCGCGGCAAGCGGATCGGCGCCGGCACTGTCGTGAGCCGTGAGCACGTCGAGCAGGCGGCGGAGGCGGGAGCCGAGTTCACGGTCAGCCCCGGTTTCGACATCGACGTCGTGCGAGCCTCGAGCGTGGCGGGACTGCCGCCGCTTCCCGGTGTCGCGACGCCGACCGAGGTTCAGATCGCGATGGGCGAAGGACTCACGTGGCTCAAGGCGTTTCCTGCGTCGCTGCTTGGCACGAGCTGGTTCGGCGCGATGCGTGGACCGTTCCCGGGAGTGCGCTTCGTCGCGACGGGCGGCATGGACGCCTCGAACGCGGCGGACTTCCTCGATGCCGGCGTGCGCGTGGTCGCTGTCGGCTCCGCTCTCGAAGACGAGTCGCAGCTGCCGCTTCTCGCGCAGCTGCTGGGGCGCTGA
- the gndA gene encoding NADP-dependent phosphogluconate dehydrogenase — MADSTKANIGVIGMAVMGSNLARNLASREGNTVAIYNRSPEKTRTVVQEFPDAGFIASESIEDFVDSLSKPRTAIIMVKAGKGTDAVIEQLTEHFEPGDIIVDGGNALFTDTIRREKAVRETGINFVGAGISGGEEGALKGPSIMPGGSAEAWETLGPILKSIAAVAEGEPCVTHVGTDGAGHFVKMIHNGIEYADMQLIAEAYDLIRRGTGKTPAEIADIFAEWNTGELESYLIEITAEVLRQVDAKTGKPLVDVILDQAGAKGTGAWTVQTALDLGIPVSGIAEAVFARSLSSKPKQREAASDLPGPTGTWSVDDADAFVEDVRQALYASKIIAYSQGFDEIVAGAEEYGWDIKKGEIAKIWRGGCIIRAQFLNRITEAYEQDPGLVALVTAPYFTDAVSHAQDSWRRVVVAAAQAGIPAPAFSSSLSYYDGLRADRLPAALVQGQRDFFGAHTYKRTDTDGTFHTLWSGDRTEVEATDTH; from the coding sequence ATGGCGGATTCCACAAAGGCCAATATCGGTGTCATCGGGATGGCGGTGATGGGCTCGAACCTGGCCCGCAATCTCGCCAGCCGCGAGGGCAACACCGTCGCCATCTACAACCGCTCCCCCGAGAAGACCCGCACGGTCGTTCAGGAGTTCCCCGACGCCGGCTTCATCGCGTCCGAGTCCATCGAGGACTTCGTCGACTCGCTCTCGAAGCCGCGCACCGCGATCATCATGGTCAAGGCGGGCAAGGGAACGGATGCTGTGATCGAGCAGCTCACGGAGCACTTCGAGCCCGGCGACATCATCGTCGACGGCGGCAACGCCCTGTTCACCGACACCATCCGACGCGAGAAGGCCGTGCGCGAGACCGGCATCAACTTCGTCGGCGCCGGAATCTCCGGCGGCGAGGAGGGCGCGCTCAAGGGACCGAGCATCATGCCCGGCGGCTCCGCCGAGGCGTGGGAGACGCTCGGCCCGATCCTGAAGTCGATCGCCGCGGTCGCCGAGGGCGAGCCGTGCGTGACGCACGTGGGCACCGACGGCGCCGGTCACTTCGTCAAGATGATCCACAACGGCATCGAGTACGCCGACATGCAGCTGATCGCCGAGGCCTACGACCTCATCCGCCGCGGCACCGGGAAGACTCCGGCCGAGATCGCCGACATCTTCGCCGAGTGGAACACCGGCGAGCTCGAGTCCTACCTGATCGAGATCACCGCCGAAGTGCTGCGCCAGGTCGACGCGAAGACCGGCAAGCCCCTGGTCGACGTGATCCTCGACCAGGCCGGCGCGAAGGGCACCGGAGCATGGACGGTGCAGACCGCCCTCGACCTCGGCATCCCCGTCTCCGGCATCGCCGAGGCCGTGTTCGCCCGGTCGCTGTCCTCCAAGCCGAAGCAGCGCGAAGCAGCATCCGACCTGCCCGGCCCGACCGGCACCTGGAGCGTCGACGACGCCGACGCGTTCGTCGAGGACGTTCGCCAGGCGCTCTACGCCTCGAAGATCATCGCGTACTCCCAGGGCTTCGACGAGATCGTCGCAGGCGCCGAAGAGTACGGGTGGGACATCAAGAAGGGCGAGATCGCGAAGATCTGGCGCGGTGGCTGCATCATCCGCGCCCAGTTCCTCAACCGCATCACCGAGGCCTACGAACAGGACCCCGGCCTGGTCGCGCTCGTGACCGCGCCGTACTTCACCGACGCCGTCTCCCACGCGCAGGACTCGTGGCGCCGCGTCGTGGTCGCCGCCGCGCAGGCCGGCATCCCCGCGCCCGCGTTCTCCTCATCGCTGTCGTACTACGACGGCCTGCGCGCCGACCGGCTCCCCGCCGCGCTCGTGCAGGGCCAGCGCGACTTCTTCGGCGCGCACACCTACAAGCGCACCGACACCGACGGCACCTTCCACACCCTGTGGTCCGGCGACCGCACCGAAGTCGAAGCCACCGACACCCACTGA
- a CDS encoding rhodanese-like domain-containing protein: protein MATPAERLAFVEARLAYEIDVVAAFQAQAEGSAVIVDTRKARSWDNGHVTGALHLPSSALDGDLEFLPRERTLVVYGWGPGCNGAAHTARVLLERGFDVREMIGGFEYWARNGFPVEDANGDATRPADPLVTAEG from the coding sequence GTGGCGACCCCGGCCGAGCGCCTCGCCTTCGTCGAGGCGCGACTCGCCTACGAGATCGACGTGGTCGCAGCGTTCCAGGCCCAGGCCGAGGGCTCGGCCGTGATCGTCGACACGCGCAAAGCGCGGTCGTGGGACAACGGGCACGTGACCGGCGCACTGCATCTTCCCTCAAGCGCGCTCGACGGCGACCTTGAGTTCCTTCCGCGCGAGCGCACGCTCGTCGTGTACGGCTGGGGTCCCGGCTGCAATGGCGCCGCGCACACGGCTCGCGTGCTGCTCGAGCGCGGCTTTGATGTGCGCGAGATGATCGGCGGCTTCGAGTACTGGGCGCGCAACGGCTTTCCCGTCGAGGACGCGAACGGCGATGCGACGCGGCCAGCCGACCCGCTCGTGACTGCCGAGGGCTGA
- a CDS encoding NADPH-dependent FMN reductase, with protein MAQIIEHEPPYTVGYFVGSLAKNSINRRLSTALVKLAPPELQMSEISFSDLPLYSWDYDEDYPQVARDFKASIAEKDAVLFITPEYNRSIPGALKNAIDWASRPYGQNAFSRKPSAVIGASAGAIGTALAQQSLRAVLSFCNSPQLSAPEAYIHMTPDLITDDGEVTNESTEAFLRGYMDEFSAHIQRVLTVVPQQR; from the coding sequence ATGGCACAGATCATCGAGCACGAACCGCCCTACACCGTCGGGTACTTCGTCGGCTCCCTCGCGAAGAACTCGATAAACAGACGACTCTCGACGGCGCTCGTCAAGCTCGCGCCGCCTGAGCTGCAGATGAGCGAGATCTCGTTCTCGGATCTTCCGCTGTACAGCTGGGACTATGACGAGGACTACCCGCAGGTCGCGCGCGACTTCAAGGCGAGCATCGCTGAGAAGGACGCCGTTCTGTTCATCACTCCCGAGTACAACCGCTCCATCCCCGGCGCCCTGAAGAACGCGATCGACTGGGCCTCGCGGCCCTACGGGCAGAACGCGTTCTCACGCAAGCCGTCCGCGGTCATCGGCGCGTCCGCCGGCGCGATCGGCACCGCGCTCGCTCAGCAGAGTCTTCGCGCGGTGCTGTCGTTCTGCAACTCGCCGCAGCTGAGCGCCCCGGAGGCGTACATCCACATGACGCCGGACCTCATCACCGATGACGGCGAGGTCACGAACGAGTCCACGGAGGCGTTCCTGCGCGGCTACATGGACGAGTTCAGCGCGCACATCCAGCGCGTGCTGACGGTGGTGCCGCAGCAGCGCTGA
- a CDS encoding N-acyl-D-amino-acid deacylase family protein yields the protein MRTVLRGGTVVNSDELRTANVVIEGEHIVAVDDSPPREDDRVIDCSGRYVLPGFVDAHSHADGLLADSDVQRALLRQGVTSIIAGQDGVSYAPGDGSYAGEYFAAINGPHPSYTGGGVAAYLAAVDGASRVNAAYLIPGGTVRWEVCGRSTTAAAPAERAAMGDLVEEGMAAGAVGLSTGLDYVPGIFADAEEIAALCVPVARAGGVYVSHMRGGYEANSAEGITEIAAIAVASGSRVHVSHFHAEAHIVLGQLDALARAGVDATFDAYPYTRGCTLLAMPLLPPELSARPVDKVMSVLGSAAERERLRRDWFPEVDRKASLGPEWPSMITLAHIAAPEYAWAHGLTIAEGAERAGTDAITFSLDVLAASRLRANAVMAVRYERPVSELARILVHPGHIGGSDGIFIGAHPHPRARGTFARYLREYVRDRRTWSWPDAVRHLSALPAERFSLGRRGRLAPGWVADVIVVDPDTVADTATYAAPLGESVGIDDVLVGGVPVLAHGELRPALPGRGLRREKTGDA from the coding sequence ATGCGAACCGTGTTGCGGGGCGGGACCGTCGTCAACAGCGACGAGCTGAGAACCGCGAACGTCGTCATCGAGGGCGAGCACATCGTCGCGGTCGACGACAGTCCGCCCCGGGAGGACGATAGGGTCATCGACTGCTCAGGCCGCTACGTGCTGCCGGGATTCGTCGACGCGCACTCGCACGCCGATGGCCTGCTGGCCGATTCCGACGTGCAGCGGGCGCTGCTCCGGCAGGGTGTGACGAGCATCATCGCCGGCCAGGACGGCGTCTCTTACGCACCGGGAGACGGCTCATATGCCGGCGAGTACTTCGCGGCGATCAACGGCCCGCACCCGAGCTACACGGGAGGCGGCGTCGCCGCGTACCTCGCCGCGGTCGACGGCGCGTCACGCGTCAACGCCGCGTACCTGATACCCGGCGGCACGGTGCGCTGGGAGGTCTGCGGGAGGTCGACCACGGCGGCTGCTCCAGCCGAGCGCGCGGCAATGGGCGACCTCGTCGAGGAAGGGATGGCCGCGGGGGCCGTCGGCCTGTCGACCGGGCTCGACTACGTTCCGGGCATCTTCGCCGACGCGGAGGAGATCGCGGCGCTGTGCGTTCCCGTCGCCCGAGCGGGCGGCGTCTATGTGAGCCACATGCGCGGCGGGTACGAGGCGAACTCGGCAGAGGGCATCACCGAGATCGCCGCTATCGCCGTGGCATCCGGCTCTCGTGTCCACGTATCCCACTTCCATGCCGAGGCGCACATCGTGCTCGGCCAGCTCGATGCCCTCGCGCGCGCGGGCGTCGACGCTACCTTCGACGCCTACCCGTACACGCGGGGCTGCACACTGCTCGCGATGCCGCTGCTGCCGCCCGAGCTGTCGGCGCGACCCGTCGACAAGGTCATGAGCGTGCTCGGCTCCGCTGCCGAGCGCGAACGTCTGCGCCGCGACTGGTTCCCCGAAGTCGACCGCAAGGCGAGCCTCGGGCCGGAGTGGCCCAGCATGATCACTCTCGCGCACATCGCCGCTCCCGAGTACGCGTGGGCGCACGGCCTCACGATCGCCGAGGGTGCTGAGCGCGCGGGGACGGATGCCATCACCTTCTCACTGGATGTGCTCGCCGCGTCGCGGCTGCGGGCCAACGCCGTCATGGCGGTGCGCTACGAACGGCCCGTTTCAGAGCTTGCGCGCATCTTGGTCCACCCCGGCCACATCGGCGGATCCGACGGCATCTTCATCGGCGCGCACCCGCACCCGCGCGCCCGAGGAACGTTCGCTCGGTACTTGCGTGAGTACGTGCGCGACAGGCGGACCTGGTCGTGGCCGGACGCGGTGCGCCACTTGTCGGCGCTGCCGGCCGAGCGCTTCAGCCTCGGACGCCGTGGGCGGCTCGCGCCCGGCTGGGTCGCTGATGTCATCGTCGTGGACCCCGACACCGTTGCCGACACGGCGACGTACGCCGCGCCCCTTGGCGAATCCGTCGGCATCGACGACGTCCTCGTCGGGGGAGTGCCCGTGCTTGCGCACGGCGAACTCCGGCCCGCCCTGCCGGGCCGCGGCCTTCGCCGCGAGAAGACGGGGGACGCGTAA
- a CDS encoding sugar phosphate isomerase/epimerase family protein, producing the protein MADPTVTWTLSGFGDEIDEDPRIQVAVLKALGARHIEVRSAWGVNVVDLDDDQLAELAALLKSSEMGVSAVASPIGKVDVSLDPDLEVQRLKRIIRVTHALDAQNIRIFSFFRGEGVSVESTRDDVMTRMRLLADEAERENVTLLHENEKDIYGDTPERVLDLVETVGSPALRLAWDSANFVQVGVAHPHDDGYAMLRPYLDYLQVKDAVAATGAVVPAGQGDGQVLKTITALRDDGYTGFASLEPHLDEAFTLGGFSGPIAFGEAARAFASLTSRIGVATK; encoded by the coding sequence ATGGCAGATCCCACAGTCACCTGGACCCTCTCAGGCTTCGGCGACGAGATCGACGAGGACCCGCGCATCCAGGTCGCCGTGCTCAAGGCGCTCGGCGCCCGGCACATCGAGGTGCGCAGTGCCTGGGGCGTCAACGTCGTCGACCTCGACGACGACCAGCTCGCCGAGCTCGCGGCGCTTCTCAAGAGCTCCGAGATGGGGGTGTCCGCCGTCGCCTCTCCCATCGGCAAGGTCGACGTCTCGCTCGACCCCGACCTCGAGGTGCAGCGCCTGAAGCGCATCATCCGCGTCACACACGCCCTCGATGCTCAGAACATCCGCATCTTCTCCTTCTTCCGCGGCGAGGGCGTCTCGGTCGAGAGCACGCGCGACGACGTCATGACGCGCATGCGCCTGCTCGCCGACGAGGCCGAGCGCGAGAACGTCACGCTCCTGCACGAGAACGAGAAGGACATCTACGGTGACACTCCCGAGCGCGTCCTCGACCTCGTCGAGACCGTCGGCTCGCCGGCGCTTCGCCTCGCCTGGGACAGCGCGAACTTCGTGCAGGTCGGCGTCGCGCACCCGCACGACGACGGCTACGCGATGCTCCGCCCCTACCTCGACTACCTGCAGGTCAAGGACGCCGTCGCCGCCACCGGCGCCGTCGTGCCCGCCGGCCAGGGCGACGGTCAAGTGCTCAAGACCATCACCGCGCTGCGCGACGACGGCTACACCGGATTCGCCTCCCTCGAGCCGCACCTCGACGAGGCCTTCACGCTCGGCGGCTTCTCCGGACCCATCGCCTTCGGCGAGGCGGCCCGGGCGTTCGCCTCGCTCACGTCGAGGATCGGCGTGGCGACGAAATGA
- a CDS encoding Gfo/Idh/MocA family protein, whose protein sequence is MTRRAAVIGLGDISALHLDAISKLADAELVAVCDVDAARRAAASDRWSVPAFADHRELLAEAAPDVVHVCTPHSTHAEIAIAALDAGVNVILEKPVAHDPVEAAAVVDAANRSTAKIAVCFQNRYNTPVAAAHELLASGKLGRVLGGSGTVIWHRTPEYYQAAPWRGTWQGGGGGLLMNQAIHTLDLLQWLVGPVDSVEGTAATRALPIEVEDTAEMTLQHENGARSVFYATNTHATNDPVSIDIVTERAELSIRGDLTVSYADGTVETVTEALTATGERSYWGVSHERLIGDFYATLDDTAPFWISPADGASVVEIIYDVYAASYPERVASFLPATKRSTPA, encoded by the coding sequence ATGACCCGCCGCGCCGCCGTCATCGGCCTCGGTGACATCTCGGCCCTGCACCTCGACGCGATCTCGAAGCTGGCGGATGCCGAGCTCGTCGCCGTGTGCGACGTCGACGCCGCACGTCGCGCCGCGGCATCCGACCGCTGGAGCGTCCCCGCGTTCGCCGACCACCGTGAGCTCCTCGCCGAGGCGGCACCGGACGTCGTGCACGTCTGCACCCCGCACTCCACGCACGCCGAGATCGCGATCGCCGCGCTCGACGCCGGCGTGAACGTCATTCTCGAGAAGCCGGTCGCCCACGACCCCGTCGAAGCGGCAGCCGTCGTCGACGCGGCGAACCGCAGCACCGCGAAGATCGCCGTGTGCTTCCAGAACCGCTACAACACTCCGGTCGCCGCGGCGCACGAGCTCCTCGCCTCCGGAAAGCTCGGCCGCGTGCTCGGCGGCTCAGGCACCGTGATCTGGCACCGCACGCCCGAGTACTACCAGGCGGCGCCGTGGCGCGGAACCTGGCAGGGCGGCGGAGGCGGTCTGCTGATGAACCAGGCGATCCACACGCTGGACCTGCTGCAGTGGCTCGTCGGTCCCGTCGACTCCGTCGAGGGAACCGCCGCGACGCGAGCGCTGCCCATCGAGGTCGAGGACACGGCCGAGATGACGCTGCAGCACGAGAACGGCGCTCGCTCCGTGTTCTACGCGACGAACACGCACGCGACGAACGACCCCGTGAGCATCGACATCGTCACGGAGAGGGCCGAGCTCAGCATCCGCGGCGACCTCACAGTGAGCTACGCCGACGGCACCGTCGAGACGGTTACGGAAGCGCTCACGGCGACGGGGGAGCGCTCCTACTGGGGCGTCTCGCACGAGCGCCTGATCGGCGACTTCTACGCCACCCTCGACGACACCGCACCCTTCTGGATCTCACCGGCCGACGGCGCGAGCGTCGTCGAGATCATCTACGACGTCTACGCCGCCTCGTACCCCGAGCGTGTGGCGTCATTCCTTCCCGCAACGAAACGGAGCACTCCCGCATGA
- a CDS encoding IclR family transcriptional regulator, protein MSQSVKRAARIIDSIAAEPKSIARLADEFDLHRSTMFRELQALEEVGYARRRRDGTYALGFHLVALAQTSLESIDLREVAAGPLRRLHKSVGNTVHLAALMESSIVYVDKVEDANGVRMYSRIGAPVRPHCSGVGKAILANLDRPQRDAILAATDWKKYTENTITTRSKLDAELDDIAEQGFAVDDGEFEDFVNCVAVPIITRAGVVGALSVTAIRMVQDLETLTARLPLMQRTAAQIARALG, encoded by the coding sequence ATGTCGCAGAGCGTGAAGCGTGCCGCGCGCATCATCGACTCGATCGCGGCCGAACCGAAGTCCATCGCGCGGCTCGCGGACGAGTTCGATCTGCACCGCTCGACGATGTTCCGCGAGCTCCAGGCGCTCGAAGAGGTCGGCTACGCGCGCCGTCGCCGCGACGGCACGTACGCCCTCGGCTTCCACCTCGTCGCGCTCGCCCAGACCTCGCTCGAGAGCATCGACTTGCGCGAGGTCGCGGCCGGCCCGCTGCGGCGGCTGCACAAGTCCGTCGGGAACACGGTGCATCTCGCGGCGCTCATGGAGAGCTCCATCGTCTACGTCGACAAGGTCGAAGACGCGAACGGCGTTCGCATGTACTCGCGCATCGGCGCTCCCGTGCGCCCGCACTGCAGCGGCGTCGGCAAGGCGATTCTCGCGAACCTCGACCGGCCGCAGCGGGACGCGATTCTTGCCGCGACCGACTGGAAGAAGTACACCGAGAACACGATAACGACGCGCTCGAAGCTCGACGCGGAACTCGACGACATCGCCGAGCAGGGCTTCGCTGTCGACGACGGTGAGTTCGAGGACTTCGTCAATTGCGTCGCCGTGCCGATCATCACGCGCGCAGGGGTGGTGGGAGCCCTGTCGGTGACGGCGATCCGCATGGTGCAAGACCTCGAGACCCTCACGGCCCGGCTCCCGCTCATGCAGCGCACCGCCGCGCAGATCGCCCGCGCGCTCGGGTGA
- a CDS encoding sugar kinase: protein MMSEALPRVITIGETMVLVTPAFAEPLGTAADFHLDAGGAESNVASHLAHLGVPSAWVSAVGADALGDRLRATIESRGVDVRWVTSDPEAPTGVYFKDPGRGVLYYRRGSAASRMGPASISHVPLESADIVHVTGITPALSSSCSALLDTVRDRVADSDALLSFDVNHRSALWAEGAAAPVLRSFARLCDIVFVGLDEAQTLWGCETADDVRALLPEPDRLIVKDGDVGATEFHGTERVVVPAIPTEVIEAVGAGDAFAAGYLAATLQGASASDRLLAGHNQARLVLASTSDFLTEPRIQKG, encoded by the coding sequence ATGATGTCCGAGGCTCTTCCCCGCGTGATCACGATCGGCGAGACCATGGTTCTCGTCACCCCGGCCTTCGCCGAACCGCTCGGCACGGCGGCGGATTTCCATCTCGACGCGGGCGGCGCAGAGTCGAACGTCGCGTCTCATCTCGCGCACCTCGGCGTGCCCAGCGCGTGGGTGAGCGCGGTCGGCGCAGACGCTCTCGGCGACCGGCTTCGGGCGACGATCGAGAGCCGCGGCGTCGACGTGCGCTGGGTCACCTCCGATCCCGAAGCGCCGACAGGCGTGTACTTCAAAGACCCGGGACGAGGAGTGCTGTACTACCGGCGCGGTTCCGCGGCCTCTCGCATGGGGCCGGCCTCGATCTCGCACGTGCCGCTCGAATCGGCCGACATCGTGCATGTCACGGGAATCACGCCCGCACTCTCGTCGAGCTGCTCGGCGCTCCTCGACACCGTTCGCGATCGCGTCGCCGACAGCGACGCCCTGCTGAGCTTCGACGTCAACCACCGCTCCGCCTTGTGGGCGGAGGGCGCAGCAGCGCCCGTACTCCGCTCGTTCGCCCGCTTGTGCGACATCGTCTTCGTCGGCCTCGACGAAGCGCAGACGCTGTGGGGCTGCGAGACCGCTGACGACGTCCGCGCTCTCCTGCCCGAACCCGACCGGCTGATCGTCAAGGACGGCGACGTCGGCGCGACCGAGTTCCACGGGACCGAGCGTGTTGTCGTTCCCGCGATCCCTACCGAGGTCATCGAGGCGGTCGGTGCGGGAGACGCGTTCGCCGCGGGCTACCTCGCTGCGACTCTCCAGGGCGCCTCGGCATCCGATCGTCTGCTCGCCGGCCACAACCAGGCACGGCTCGTGCTCGCTTCGACGAGCGACTTCCTCACTGAACCCCGCATACAGAAGGGCTGA
- a CDS encoding RidA family protein encodes MSKKAFHTTSAPQPAGPYSQAVEANGFVYTAGFGPQDAANGNAVAESVGDQTRQVLRNVQSALAERGLTLDDCVKTTVHLADLADFTEFNEAYKEFFSEPYPVRTTVGSQLANILVEIDAVAAIPEGK; translated from the coding sequence ATGTCGAAGAAGGCATTCCACACCACGAGCGCCCCGCAGCCTGCGGGACCGTACAGCCAGGCGGTCGAGGCGAACGGCTTCGTCTACACGGCCGGCTTCGGACCCCAGGACGCCGCAAACGGCAACGCCGTGGCCGAGAGCGTCGGGGACCAGACCCGTCAGGTGCTCCGCAACGTGCAGTCCGCCCTCGCCGAGCGGGGGCTCACGCTCGACGACTGCGTGAAGACGACAGTGCACCTCGCTGACCTCGCTGACTTCACCGAGTTCAACGAGGCGTACAAGGAGTTCTTCAGCGAGCCGTACCCCGTGCGCACGACCGTCGGATCGCAGCTCGCGAACATCCTCGTCGAGATCGACGCCGTAGCGGCTATTCCCGAGGGCAAGTAG
- a CDS encoding glycoside hydrolase family 3 protein codes for MVDLSRAPFSLDDAAIAWVNDTIASMTLDEKLGQLFINLNVSFDEAYLDRIVSGYHVGGIRFMGAPSPAVQEHIRYAQSKAKIPLLVASNPEMGGAGSIDDGTLVTTHLGAGSSPDPDDAYRLGYVGGRETEALGCNWAFAPIVDIHRNWRNTVIGTRSFGNTADIVIERAKRYFDGLSESHTAAAMKHFPGDGVDERDQHVVTTYNTLGYDEWNETYGTVYRALIEHGVQSIMIGHIGAPELSKHFRPEMTDAEILPATLAPELVQDLLRGELGFNGLILTDASMMVGMTQAMKRSDAVPAAIAAGCDMFLFFRNPDEDLRYVREGYENGVITPERLEEALQRILGLKASLGLHVMEPESLVPGREALEVIGSDEHRAIAASVSDNAVALIKDTEGNLPLRPETHKRIRLYGITGQSDFTGTDPSGYLDIAREELERAGFEVHVFKNALQRQAEGEENVYFHTVMGDEANEAYPEKYDAAIIFANVAGFAQEATVRIRWSTPMAAEIPWYVTEVPTVFVSLFQPNHLVDVPMVKTLVHAHAPSREAIHAAVEKITGASAFTGTFNENVWCGDIWGTRL; via the coding sequence ATGGTCGATCTTTCCCGCGCTCCCTTCTCCCTCGACGATGCAGCGATCGCGTGGGTGAACGACACGATCGCGTCGATGACTCTCGACGAGAAGCTCGGTCAGCTGTTCATCAACCTCAACGTCTCGTTCGACGAGGCCTATCTCGACAGGATCGTCTCCGGGTACCACGTCGGCGGCATCCGTTTCATGGGGGCTCCCTCCCCTGCCGTGCAGGAGCACATCCGCTATGCCCAGTCGAAGGCGAAGATCCCGCTGCTCGTCGCGTCGAACCCCGAGATGGGCGGCGCCGGAAGCATCGACGACGGCACCCTCGTGACGACGCATCTCGGCGCGGGCTCGAGTCCCGACCCCGACGACGCCTACCGCCTCGGCTACGTGGGCGGCCGCGAGACCGAGGCGCTCGGCTGCAACTGGGCGTTCGCGCCCATCGTCGACATCCACCGCAACTGGCGCAACACCGTCATCGGCACGCGTTCCTTCGGCAACACGGCCGACATCGTGATCGAGCGCGCGAAGCGGTACTTCGACGGGCTCAGCGAGTCGCACACGGCCGCCGCGATGAAGCACTTCCCCGGCGACGGCGTCGACGAGCGCGACCAGCACGTCGTCACGACGTACAACACGCTCGGCTACGACGAGTGGAACGAGACCTACGGCACGGTCTACCGCGCGCTCATCGAGCACGGCGTGCAGTCGATAATGATCGGCCACATCGGCGCGCCCGAGCTGTCGAAGCACTTCCGGCCCGAGATGACGGATGCTGAGATCCTGCCCGCGACGCTCGCCCCCGAGCTGGTGCAGGACCTGCTGCGCGGCGAGCTCGGCTTCAATGGCCTCATCCTCACCGACGCCTCCATGATGGTCGGCATGACGCAGGCGATGAAGCGCAGCGACGCCGTTCCCGCCGCGATCGCGGCGGGCTGCGACATGTTCCTGTTCTTCCGCAACCCGGACGAGGACCTCCGCTACGTGCGTGAGGGCTACGAGAACGGCGTCATCACGCCCGAACGCCTCGAGGAGGCCCTGCAGCGCATCCTCGGCCTCAAGGCCTCGCTCGGCCTGCACGTGATGGAACCGGAGAGCCTCGTTCCCGGACGCGAGGCGCTCGAGGTGATCGGCAGCGACGAGCACCGCGCCATCGCGGCATCCGTCTCCGACAACGCCGTCGCGCTCATCAAGGACACCGAGGGCAACCTGCCGCTGCGGCCCGAAACGCACAAGCGCATCCGCCTGTACGGCATCACCGGGCAGTCGGACTTCACGGGCACCGACCCGAGCGGCTATCTCGACATCGCACGCGAGGAGCTCGAGCGCGCGGGCTTCGAGGTGCACGTGTTCAAGAACGCGCTGCAGCGCCAGGCCGAGGGCGAAGAGAACGTCTACTTCCACACCGTCATGGGCGACGAGGCGAACGAGGCATACCCCGAGAAGTACGATGCCGCGATAATCTTCGCGAACGTCGCGGGCTTCGCGCAGGAGGCGACAGTGCGCATCCGCTGGTCCACGCCGATGGCGGCCGAGATCCCGTGGTACGTCACCGAGGTGCCGACCGTGTTCGTGTCGCTGTTCCAGCCGAACCACCTCGTCGACGTGCCGATGGTCAAGACGCTCGTGCACGCCCACGCGCCGAGCCGCGAGGCGATCCACGCTGCCGTCGAGAAGATCACCGGCGCCTCCGCGTTCACCGGCACGTTCAACGAGAACGTGTGGTGCGGCGACATCTGGGGCACGCGGCTCTAG